A window from Nothobranchius furzeri strain GRZ-AD chromosome 17, NfurGRZ-RIMD1, whole genome shotgun sequence encodes these proteins:
- the mxd1 gene encoding max dimerization protein 1 isoform X2 — MASIEMVQMLIEAAEYLDRREREAEHGYASMPPFISSRERESLKRKSKSKKNTSSRSTHNEMEKNRRAHLRLCLERLKLLVPLGPDANRHTTLSLLTKAKDHIKRLEEGERKAQHTLEQLQREQRHLRRRLEQLGVERTRMDSTGSTRSSDKSDSDQEDLDVDVEGTDYLLGDLEWSTSSVSDSGDERGSLRSSCSDEGYSSASLRRLHDTQERAEQLGCSL, encoded by the exons ATGGCGTCGATCGAAATGGTGCAGATGTTGATCGAAGCAGCAGAGTACCTCGATCGCAGGGAACGAG AAGCTGAACACGGCTATGCCTCCATGCCACCCTTCATCAGCAGCAGAGAGAGGGAAAGCTTGAAAAGGAAAAGCAAAAGCAAGAAAAACACAAGTAGCAG GTCTACACACAATGAAATGGAAAAGAACCG ACGAGCACATCTACGACTGTGTTTAGAGCGTTTGAAACTGCTCGTTCCCTTGGGACCAGATGCTAACAGGCACACCACCCTCAGCCTGCTGACCAAGGCCAAAGATCACATCAAG AGGTTAGAGGAGGGCGAGAGGAAAGCTCAGCACACCTTGGAGCAGCTTCAGCGGGAGCAGAGACACCTGAGGAGGCGCCTGGAGCAGCTGGGGGTGGAGCGGACCCGCATGGACAGCACCGGCTCCACTCGGTCCTCCGATAAGTCCGACTCTGATCAGG AGGACCTTGACGTGGACGTGGAGGGGACTGACTACCTGCTGGGGGACCTGGAGTGGAGCACCAGCAGTGTGAGCGACTCAGGGGACGAGCGaggcagcctgcgcagcagctGTAGCGATGAGGGCTACTCCAGCGCCAGCCTGCGGCGCCTGCACGACACTCAGGAGAGGGCCGAGCAGCTGGGCTGCAGCCTTTAA
- the mxd1 gene encoding max dimerization protein 1 isoform X1, with protein sequence MCQKIFTYLCRRMNLAEVMSGDGEAEHGYASMPPFISSRERESLKRKSKSKKNTSSRSTHNEMEKNRRAHLRLCLERLKLLVPLGPDANRHTTLSLLTKAKDHIKRLEEGERKAQHTLEQLQREQRHLRRRLEQLGVERTRMDSTGSTRSSDKSDSDQEDLDVDVEGTDYLLGDLEWSTSSVSDSGDERGSLRSSCSDEGYSSASLRRLHDTQERAEQLGCSL encoded by the exons ATGTGTCAAAAGATCTTCACATATT TGTGCCGGCGAATGAACCTGGCGGAAGTGATGAGCGGCGACGGAG AAGCTGAACACGGCTATGCCTCCATGCCACCCTTCATCAGCAGCAGAGAGAGGGAAAGCTTGAAAAGGAAAAGCAAAAGCAAGAAAAACACAAGTAGCAG GTCTACACACAATGAAATGGAAAAGAACCG ACGAGCACATCTACGACTGTGTTTAGAGCGTTTGAAACTGCTCGTTCCCTTGGGACCAGATGCTAACAGGCACACCACCCTCAGCCTGCTGACCAAGGCCAAAGATCACATCAAG AGGTTAGAGGAGGGCGAGAGGAAAGCTCAGCACACCTTGGAGCAGCTTCAGCGGGAGCAGAGACACCTGAGGAGGCGCCTGGAGCAGCTGGGGGTGGAGCGGACCCGCATGGACAGCACCGGCTCCACTCGGTCCTCCGATAAGTCCGACTCTGATCAGG AGGACCTTGACGTGGACGTGGAGGGGACTGACTACCTGCTGGGGGACCTGGAGTGGAGCACCAGCAGTGTGAGCGACTCAGGGGACGAGCGaggcagcctgcgcagcagctGTAGCGATGAGGGCTACTCCAGCGCCAGCCTGCGGCGCCTGCACGACACTCAGGAGAGGGCCGAGCAGCTGGGCTGCAGCCTTTAA
- the mxd1 gene encoding max dimerization protein 1 isoform X3, whose protein sequence is MPPFISSRERESLKRKSKSKKNTSSRSTHNEMEKNRRAHLRLCLERLKLLVPLGPDANRHTTLSLLTKAKDHIKRLEEGERKAQHTLEQLQREQRHLRRRLEQLGVERTRMDSTGSTRSSDKSDSDQEDLDVDVEGTDYLLGDLEWSTSSVSDSGDERGSLRSSCSDEGYSSASLRRLHDTQERAEQLGCSL, encoded by the exons ATGCCACCCTTCATCAGCAGCAGAGAGAGGGAAAGCTTGAAAAGGAAAAGCAAAAGCAAGAAAAACACAAGTAGCAG GTCTACACACAATGAAATGGAAAAGAACCG ACGAGCACATCTACGACTGTGTTTAGAGCGTTTGAAACTGCTCGTTCCCTTGGGACCAGATGCTAACAGGCACACCACCCTCAGCCTGCTGACCAAGGCCAAAGATCACATCAAG AGGTTAGAGGAGGGCGAGAGGAAAGCTCAGCACACCTTGGAGCAGCTTCAGCGGGAGCAGAGACACCTGAGGAGGCGCCTGGAGCAGCTGGGGGTGGAGCGGACCCGCATGGACAGCACCGGCTCCACTCGGTCCTCCGATAAGTCCGACTCTGATCAGG AGGACCTTGACGTGGACGTGGAGGGGACTGACTACCTGCTGGGGGACCTGGAGTGGAGCACCAGCAGTGTGAGCGACTCAGGGGACGAGCGaggcagcctgcgcagcagctGTAGCGATGAGGGCTACTCCAGCGCCAGCCTGCGGCGCCTGCACGACACTCAGGAGAGGGCCGAGCAGCTGGGCTGCAGCCTTTAA